A genome region from Musa acuminata AAA Group cultivar baxijiao chromosome BXJ3-5, Cavendish_Baxijiao_AAA, whole genome shotgun sequence includes the following:
- the LOC135638733 gene encoding CSC1-like protein At4g35870: MATAAPPPYPDDPAVWYGSIQYLLNISAAGAASCLLLFLLVKLRSDHRRSPGLSALASKLLAVYHATTAQIALHCGADAAQFLLIERASFAILLAVALVALCAGLPLNLWAGSAPLADQFARTTISHIRPGSPLLWLPFLLAAIVVAIAHVGISRMEDDLRITRFRDGNRHPSDPNSGSVSMFTVMVQGIPKSLAANKAQLEEYFQHRYPGKVYRVIVPFDLCTLEYLAAKWTKVQNEISSLEARIGTPSLSDDDLFGSQLNQHQLWRRAKEAWAMIVVKLGLTKEERLKKLHDMRSVLQTKLLDYKEGRAPGAGIAFIVFKDVYTTNKAVRDLRTERKRRPTGQFFPVMELQLGRNRWRVERAPPAVDIYWNHLGLSKVSLRMRKIAVNGCLLLMLLFCSSPLAVINAMKSAARIINAEAVDNAQLWLTWFEGSSWLGAVILQFLPNVLIFVSMYIIIPSALSYLSKFECHLTVSREQRAALLKMVCFFLVNLILLRAMVESSLEGAILGMGKCYLDGEDCRRIEQYMSASFLTRSCLSSLAFLITSTFLGISFDLLAPVPWIKNILKKFRKNDMVQLVPEENDGYPLEENGEENYLRMPLVSEREDTYGSNGVEEHDLSVYPVNRSFHVPKQTFDFAQYYAFNLTIFALTMIYSLFAPLVVPVGAVYFGYRYVVDKYNFLFVYRARGFPAGNDGKLMDRVLCIMHFCVVLFLLSMLLFFTVQGDSTKLQAIFILGLLLCYKMLPSRIDGFQPSLLEGMQNIDSFVDGKTDYEVFSNLEFN, from the coding sequence GCCTCCAAGCTCCTCGCCGTCTACCACGCCACCACCGCCCAGATCGCCCTCCATTGCGGCGCCGATGCTGCTCAATTCCTGCTCATCGAGCGCGCTAGCTTCGCCATCCTCCTCGCTGTCGCTCTCGTTGCCCTCTGCGCTGGGCTGCCACTCAATCTCTGGGCCGGATCGGCGCCCCTCGCTGATCAGTTTGCTCGCACCACCATCTCCCACATCCGGCCAGGCTCGCCGCTGCTCTGGCTCCCCTTCCTTCTTGCGGCAATCGTGGTCGCCATTGCCCACGTTGGGATCTCTCGGATGGAAGATGACCTCAGGATCACTCGATTCCGTGACGGGAACCGGCACCCTAGCGACCCCAATTCGGGATCGGTCTCGATGTTCACCGTCATGGTGCAGGGGATCCCCAAAAGCCTAGCTGCCAATAAAGCCCAGCTGGAGGAGTACTTTCAGCACCGCTATCCAGGGAAGGTCTACCGGGTGATCGTGCCTTTCGATTTGTGCACCCTGGAATATCTTGCTGCGAAGTGGACGAAGGTCCAGAATGAGATCTCTTCCTTGGAAGCTCGTATTGGAACCCCAAGCCTGTCCGATGATGACCTATTCGGTAGCCAGCTTAATCAGCATCAACTATGGAGGAGAGCCAAAGAGGCGTGGGCAATGATTGTTGTAAAGTTGGGCCTTACAAAGGAAGAGAGGCTGAAGAAATTGCACGATATGAGGTCGGTGTTGCAAACCAAACTGTTGGATTACAAGGAAGGGCGGGCACCGGGTGCTGGAATTGCATTCATTGTTTTTAAGGATGTTTACACCACCAACAAGGCTGTGAGGGATTTAAGAACCGAGAGAAAGAGGAGACCTACTGGGCAGTTCTTCCCTGTGATGGAACTCCAACTCGGACGGAACCGATGGAGGGTAGAGAGGGCTCCGCCTGCGGTCGATATATATTGGAATCATTTGGGTTTGAGCAAGGTTTCACTGAGAATGCGTAAGATAGCTGTGAATGGTTGCCTTCTTTTGATGCTTCTCTTCTGCAGTTCACCTCTTGCAGTGATTAATGCGATGAAGAGTGCTGCAAGGATTATCAATGCTGAGGCTGTGGACAATGCTCAGTTGTGGTTAACTTGGTTTGAAGGCTCGAGCTGGCTTGGGGCTGTTATCCTTCAGTTCTTGCCTAATGTCCTTATATTTGTGAGCATGTACATAATAATACCATCTGCCCTGTCCTACCTTTCCAAGTTTGAATGCCATCTTACTGTTTCTAGGGAGCAAAGAGCTGCATTGCTTAAAATGGTTTGCTTCTTTTTGGTAAATCTCATTCTTCTGCGTGCAATGGTTGAGTCGTCTCTGGAGGGTGCAATACTTGGTATGGGGAAATGTTACTTGGATGGAGAAGATTGCAGGCGTATCGAGCAGTACATGAGTGCATCATTCCTTACAAGGTCATGCCTCTCCTCTCTCGCTTTTCTGATTACAAGCACTTTTCTGGGGATATCCTTTGATCTCTTGGCTCCAGTACCCTGGATAAAGAACATACTGAAGAAATTTCGGAAAAATGACATGGTTCAGCTAGTTCCTGAGGAAAATGATGGCTACCCACTTGAAGAGAATGGCGAAGAAAACTATCTAAGGATGCCTCTTGTGTCAGAGAGAGAGGACACTTATGGTTCAAATGGGGTTGAGGAACATGATCTTTCTGTGTACCCTGTGAATAGGAGCTTCCATGTCCCAAAGCAGACATTTGACTTTGCACAGTACTATGCTTTCAACCTGACAATCTTTGCGCTGACCATGATCTATTCTTTGTTTGCCCCGCTTGTGGTTCCTGTTGGTGCTGTCTACTTTGGTTACCGCTATGTGGTGGACAAGTACAACTTCTTGTTTGTGTACAGAGCTCGAGGCTTTCCAGCTGGTAATGATGGGAAGCTGATGGACAGGGTATTGTGTATTATGCATTTCTGTGTGGTCTTGTTTCTTCTGTCGATGTTACTATTCTTCACTGTTCAGGGGGACTCTACAAAGCTGCAGGCTATTTTCATTCTTGGGTTGTTATTATGCTATAAAATGCTCCCTTCCAGAATTGATGGATTTCAACCATCTTTATTAGAAGGAATGCAGAACATCGATAGCTTTGTAGATGGGAAAACTGACTATGAGGTTTTCTCAAACCTTGAATTTAATTGA